In the genome of Monodelphis domestica isolate mMonDom1 chromosome 2, mMonDom1.pri, whole genome shotgun sequence, one region contains:
- the EFNA4 gene encoding ephrin-A4: MRLLPLLRTVLWASLLGSPLRGGSSLRHAVYWNSSNPRLLRGDAAVELGLNDYLDIFCPHYEGPGPPEGPETFALFMVDMDGYETCQAEGAGAFKRWECARPFAPFGPVRFSEKIQRFTPFSLGFEFLPGETYYYISVPTPESSGQCLRLQVSVCCKETTEKPTTVPPFVLRQGNGVSRESLGPGGGSTPAWQGGRSPSPLCLLLLLLPLLRLLRGL, from the exons ATGCGGCTTCTGCCTCTGCTGCGGACAGTCCTCTGGGCCTCGCTCCTCGGGTCCCCGCTCCGGGGGGGGTCCAGCCTCCGCCACGCCGTCTACTGGAACTCCAGTAACCCCAG GCTGCTGCGAGGAGACGCAGCAGTGGAGCTGGGCCTCAACGATTATCTGGACATCTTCTGTCCACACTATGAGGGCCCAGGGCCACCTGAAGGCCCTGAGACTTTTGCTCTTTTCATGGTGGACATGGATGGCTACGAGACATGTCAAGCTGAGGGTGCAGGAGCTTTCAAGCGCTGGGAATGCGCTCGACCTTTTGCTCCATTTGGCCCAGTCCGATTCTCAGAGAAAATCCAGCGCTTCACACCTTTCTCATTGGGTTTTGAATTCCTGCCAGGAGAAACCTACTACTATATTT CTGTCCCAACCCCAGAAAGCTCTggccagtgtctgaggctacaagTGTCAGTGTGTTGCAAAGAAACCA CTGAAAAGCCAACCACAGTACCTCCTTTTGTGCTTCGACAGGGGAATGGGGTCTCCAGGG AGTCCTTGGGTCCAGGTGGGGGAAGCACACCAGCGTGGCAAGGAGGCCGGTCCCCAAGCCCCCTCTGCCTCCTCTTGCTTCTGTTGCCACTTCTTCGACTCCTTCGGGGACTCTAA